In one Elusimicrobiota bacterium genomic region, the following are encoded:
- the dusB gene encoding tRNA dihydrouridine synthase DusB codes for MTLSQPIQIGPLRLMHNVILSPMAGVTDAPFRRLCARGGCALMSGEMVSAQALKYQSKKTLNLLRFFPDERPVSSQIVGSDPEMMAAAAQRVEAGGVDLIDINAGCPVPKITKTKSGAALLKDEGRFAAILSAVAKAVKIPVTVKIRIGERQNESLAPALATLAQECGISAVVVHARPVSQKHSGCPDWEGLAQVVHAVRIPVIGNGGVNTPQDAAEFLRLSGCAGVSVGRAAIGDSGIFNRIRHFLDTGELQPAPSYLEKLDCLAQHLAWTTEFFGERQGLLRLRKIVPYYVAGFPMATTFRARANRIVTLKEWGELLLNTRDALNHWLDRDSASTTGKMLK; via the coding sequence GTGACCCTTTCACAACCGATCCAGATCGGACCGCTTCGACTGATGCACAATGTCATTCTTTCGCCCATGGCCGGGGTGACGGATGCGCCGTTCCGTCGGCTGTGCGCGCGCGGGGGTTGTGCCCTCATGTCGGGGGAAATGGTGTCCGCGCAGGCCCTCAAGTACCAAAGCAAGAAAACCCTGAATCTGCTTCGTTTCTTCCCCGATGAACGACCGGTGAGTTCTCAAATTGTCGGCAGCGACCCCGAGATGATGGCGGCCGCCGCCCAACGCGTGGAGGCCGGCGGGGTTGATTTGATTGACATTAACGCCGGCTGCCCGGTTCCGAAAATCACCAAGACAAAATCCGGCGCCGCCCTTTTGAAAGATGAAGGCCGGTTTGCCGCCATTCTATCGGCGGTCGCCAAGGCGGTGAAGATCCCGGTGACCGTCAAAATCCGCATCGGCGAACGGCAGAACGAATCCCTGGCCCCAGCCCTGGCGACCCTCGCACAAGAGTGTGGCATTTCCGCCGTTGTGGTCCATGCCCGACCGGTCTCCCAGAAACACTCGGGCTGCCCCGATTGGGAAGGACTGGCCCAGGTGGTTCATGCCGTCCGGATTCCGGTGATCGGAAACGGGGGGGTCAACACCCCTCAGGATGCGGCGGAGTTCCTGCGACTCAGCGGCTGCGCCGGGGTTTCCGTCGGGCGCGCGGCCATCGGCGACAGCGGTATTTTTAACCGCATCCGCCATTTTCTGGACACCGGGGAGCTTCAGCCGGCACCCAGCTATTTGGAAAAACTCGATTGTTTAGCCCAACACCTCGCCTGGACAACGGAATTCTTCGGCGAACGCCAGGGGCTCTTGCGTCTTCGAAAAATCGTTCCTTACTACGTGGCGGGTTTCCCGATGGCTACGACTTTCCGTGCTCGTGCGAACAGGATCGTGACCTTAAAAGAATGGGGTGAACTCCTGTTGAACACACGCGACGCATTGAACCATTGGCTCGACAGGGACTCCGCGTCAACCACGGGAAAAATGCTTAAATAG
- a CDS encoding VTT domain-containing protein: protein MDLLIDFFQRLYHFEELIRWGGHFILIAIIFSETGIMAGFFLPGDSLLVTAGLFAAAGHLNIYLLNVELMMAAVLGDALSYAIGWKIGPKIFSRENSLFFNKAHLLRTKHFYERYGAKTIVIARFVPIVRTFAPVVAGVGEMKYSKFALYNICGGMGWVFSMLMTGFLLGHVIPNVDKHIHKIIFIVIFISILPALIETIREKRRSRQISA, encoded by the coding sequence ATGGACCTGCTGATCGACTTTTTCCAACGCCTTTACCACTTTGAAGAATTGATCCGATGGGGAGGACATTTTATTCTCATCGCCATCATTTTTTCCGAAACGGGTATTATGGCAGGCTTTTTTCTGCCGGGAGATTCGCTTTTAGTCACCGCCGGCCTTTTCGCGGCGGCTGGCCACTTGAATATTTACCTTTTAAACGTCGAGCTGATGATGGCGGCCGTTCTCGGAGACGCCTTGAGTTACGCCATCGGGTGGAAAATCGGTCCAAAGATATTTTCTCGCGAGAATTCCCTTTTCTTCAACAAAGCACATCTGTTGCGCACAAAGCACTTTTACGAACGCTATGGAGCCAAAACCATCGTGATCGCCCGCTTTGTCCCGATCGTGAGAACCTTTGCTCCGGTTGTCGCCGGTGTGGGCGAAATGAAATATTCCAAATTCGCACTCTATAACATCTGTGGCGGAATGGGCTGGGTTTTTTCCATGCTAATGACAGGGTTCTTGTTAGGCCATGTCATTCCGAATGTAGACAAGCATATACACAAAATTATATTTATCGTTATTTTCATTTCGATTTTACCAGCCCTTATCGAGACGATTAGAGAAAAACGGAGAAGCCGTCAGATCTCTGCATGA